From a region of the Zingiber officinale cultivar Zhangliang chromosome 10B, Zo_v1.1, whole genome shotgun sequence genome:
- the LOC122030304 gene encoding uncharacterized protein LOC122030304, whose amino-acid sequence MENRRRATGNKRRRRRHSPASDERRSGLRDSLLRASLDRTNRNQRRRPPASDRTNLAASQSLAAEDLWSDLPDLLLLSVLDRLPSLRDLFLVASVCRSWRSVFRSYFPSASYGRPPLLILPCVEPEAYQWIEPPRCRLRSPSGPFSSGRSMVPSETLYLTLLGSSYGQLIFGNRVGVVVADAFTGEELRPPILPESHRFYFGALTGPLSSPGSHLLLCDKQSLFLWQVGSSSWKECSFEQHHFFIIGVMAFKDNIFVLSSSETLYSLQFSPSFGVKELTVPWCGESSSWAVAFGSCSRMVECDGKLMLIRFVPFGDEIDLCFAVYSLDFSGQPTWSKVDNLGDWALLVDMKSNFSISCAHPGRWGGRSNCIYHVDRLFDHWHEFPLDAPTRNIAEVEHPFDFHNLSLMNWPSPIWVYPSMLY is encoded by the coding sequence ATGGAGAATCGCCGCCGCGCCACCGGAAATAAGCGGCGGAGACGTCGCCATTCGCCCGCCTCTGACGAACGCAGGTCTGGCCTCCGTGACTCACTTCTCCGGGCATCCCTCGACCGCACCAATAGAAATCAGCGGCGCCGGCCTCCCGCCTCTGACCGTACCAATCTAGCCGCGTCTCAATCCCTCGCCGCCGAGGACCTCTGGTCCGACTTGCCAGATTTGCTCCTCCTTTCCGTCCTCGACCGCCTCCCCTCCCTCCGCGACCTGTTCTTAGTTGCTTCCGTATGCCGATCGTGGCGCTCCGTCTTCCGCTCCTACTTCCCGTCCGCCTCGTATGGCCGTCCGCCTCTCCTTATTCTCCCATGTGTCGAACCCGAAGCTTACCAGTGGATCGAACCTCCTCGATGCCGCCTGAGGTCTCCTTCCGGACCCTTTTCCAGCGGTCGCTCTATGGTCCCTTCGGAGACCCTCTACCTGACCCTTCTTGGCTCTTCCTACGGTCAGCTCATCTTCGGCAACCGCGTTGGTGTTGTGGTGGCCGACGCATTCACCGGGGAGGAGCTCCGCCCGCCCATCCTCCCCGAGTCCCACCGCTTCTACTTCGGAGCCTTAACTGGTCCTCTTTCATCCCCAGGTTCCCATCTCCTTTTGTGCGACAAGCAGAGCCTATTCCTGTGGCAAGTTGGAAGCAGCAGCTGGAAAGAATGCTCCTTTGAACAGCATCATTTCTTCATAATTGGTGTCATGGCTTTCAAAGACAATATTTTTGTGTTGAGCAGTAGCGAAACACTATACTCTCTGCAGTTTTCCCCCTCTTTCGGCGTGAAAGAACTCACAGTGCCGTGGTGCGGGGAAAGCTCTAGCTGGGCAGTGGCTTTTGGATCCTGTAGCCGGATGGTTGAGTGCGACGGCAAGCTCATGCTGATACGCTTTGTTCCATTTGGGGATGAAATAGATTTGTGTTTTGCTGTGTACTCCTTGGACTTCTCGGGGCAGCCGACATGGTCGAAGGTGGATAATTTGGGAGATTGGGCATTGCTCGTTGATATGAAGAGTAACTTTTCAATATCTTGCGCCCATCCAGGCAGGTGGGGAGGAAGGAGCAACTGTATTTATCATGTTGACCGTTTGTTTGATCATTGGCATGAATTTCCATTGGATGCTCCGACTAGGAACATCGCCGAAGTAGAACATCCGTTTGACTTCCATAATCTTAGCTTAATGAACTGGCCTTCTCCAATTTGGGTTTATCCAAGCATGTTATATTGA